ggagagggagagagagagagaaacatcaatgatgagagagaatcatcgatcagctgcctcctgcacatccactaccaaggatcaagcccgcaatccaagtatgtgccctgactggggatggaatcaggaccccctggttcataggtcaatgctcaaccactgagccacagcaactGGGCTCAACACCCTGTTTAAGTCTCACTTTCCTCGTCTGTGAATGAGGATTCTAATAATGGAGTCCATCTCGTGGTTGGGGGAGAAGATAATTACATGAGGCAATTATGGAAAATGCATGGTACCTGGTGAGGACTTGGCATTCACTGTCATTGTAATTATTCCTGGGGGTCGACCCCCCTCAGCAGCAAGacttctcatctgtcaaatgggatgTTTGTATCAAATAAATGATATGCAAGGTCCCTTCTAATTCTAAGGGGTTTCTTCCATAAAGATTTTTAAGAGTTCAttcaatctttaaaatataataaaaggacaccttcattttctcatcattTCCTGCCTCAGTGTTTCTCGTTACGCATAGACTTTCACAGGGTATGTCACCAACTCTTTGCAAAAACCCAGGCCGTGATCACGCAGCTGCAGGGCACCGAGCTGTAAACAGAAAACCTGGGACTGAAGCCCATGGCGTTCGGACTCCAAAGCCCACTCTCAGTCTCACCGGAATGTCTGCTGAGTCTGGTCTCCCTGgcaactccctccctccctgatgATGCAATACCCGAGAGGGGCAGGCTGTGTCTTCTGGTCGCCAAGGGACTGGATAGTGTCCTGAAAGCGTGAGACACAGCCCTGAGTACTGCCTTCCAGGCAGGGGGTGTGACTTATGGGAAATGCATAGCACCTGGTGAGGACTTAGTGTTGGCTGTCATTGTCATCATTGACTTAAGGCCCTGGAGACTTGAGTGGGCCAGAGCCAGCTGCTTTAAAAACAGCATTGGTTGCCCAGtcggtgaggctcagtggttgaacatcaacccatgaaccaagaaatccccgattcgattcccagtcagggcacatgcccaggttgtgggatccatccctggtagggggtatgcaacaggcagctgatcaatgattctctctcatcattgatgtttctctctctctccccctctccctttctctttgaaatcaataaaaatatattaaaaaaaaaaaaagaaagtagctaCTAAGTCCCACACCAAAACATCTCTCAAGGAGCAACTGCACAAACATCAttggaaatacacacacacacacacacacacagtagggatccagtgcacaaattcatgcaccttgaaaggaactgtgggccacgaggctgtggtgggcacaggggtgggtctcagcccatcctctgcatcccttcctgacccctcccaccatggcccctggtcccctgtttgCTGGCTGCCCCATTCCCACTGCTGCCTCTCCCACCCACTGACGACACGGctcccacctgctgatggcacagagcgattggggccggcaccatcagcgggtgcgagtggcagctgctgcccctattgcctctcaggagcaggggaggtggagaagccctcatgggcgatcggggctggcaggcGCCGCTCACACCTACTGactgatggcaccgagtgattggggtcggcagcgggtgcaagcaccaggtgggactgtagctcatgggagcaaagaattttcagtaaccaccagaggctcgccctgatgacagcgaccagcaccctgccttggtctagggcccccactcacctgctccaccatcccgctgtggttgatgcctgccatgttccatgcatgccccctggtggtcagcacacgtcatagcgactggttgttcagttcgattgttccaccatttggtctatttgcatattagtcttttattatataggatatctatatAGTGTGTTGCTCCCACATGCTCATACCTGGAGAGGGCTGGGAAGGATCAAGAGACCATCAGAAGCCCCCAAACCAGGACATGTGACTGGCTCACTGTGACCTCAGCAAGCTTCCACTGGGACTCCAAACTGGAGATGCTCTGTGTGTAGGGGAGCCCTGTCTCCTGCAGGAGGAAGCTCTGTAGCCCCTGGGCTCAGGGAAATCGCATGTAGACAGTGACCCGTGAGACGCCCTCCGTGACCCTGGGTGATGTGTGTGCGCCACCGCAGAGCCCCCCGGCACCGGATAAACCTATCACCACGCTTGTTCTGTTCATCTTCGACCCCGAAAGAGATGATTAGTGAGTGGAATTTCAGCACTGACCTTCCCTGTTCTTTACATCACAGGATTGTTGTCTCTGATTGTAGGACTGAATATGCCTTAACGGCTCCACCCTGGCACCAGCAAGGCTGTGGCATCAGGTCACGTTCAGATCCCAGCGTGGCCCCTCAGGGCGGTCAGCAGCCGCGGCATCACCTGGAGCTGGTCAGAGATGCACGCCAGGTCCCAGGCCAGGTGGAAAGCCGAGTTTCCCGCATCAGAGTCTGTGCTTCCACAAGACCCTCTGGTGACTGGTGTTGCTACCGTCGTAGCAGCGCTGCATAGACCAGTTCCTCTCTGAGGCTCCTTATGAGAGGGTGTGGTGCCCCTCTCCCTGCAGCGCTGTGCGTTCCAGGAGAGgtggactttctttttttttttttttaatttatttatttatttatttatttattttattgcttaaagtattacaaagggtattacatatgtatccattttatccccccgccctagacagtcccctagcctcccctatcacccagtgtcttatgtccattggttatgcttatatgcatgcatacaagtcctttagttgatctcttacccccctacctcctgccccccaaccctccccggccttcccgctgcagtttgacaatctgtttgaggcagctctgcctctgtatctattattgttcaaaagtttataatggtctctattgtccatgaatgagtgagatcatgtggtatttttcctttattgactggcttatttcacttagcataatgctctccagttccatccatggcgttgcaaatggtaagagttccttcctttttacagcagcatagtattccatcgtgtagatgtaccacagttttctaatccattcatctactgatgggcacttaggctgtttccagatcttaactatggtgaattgtgctactatgaacataggggtgcatatatcctttctgattggtgtttctggtttcttgggatatattcctagaagtgggatcacagggtcaaatgggagttccattttcagttttttaaggaaactccatactgtcttccatagtggctgcaccagtctgcattcccaccagcagtgcacaagtgttcctttttctccacatcaggAGAGGTGGACTTTCAACGCTGAGCCCTCACGGCTTCACCAGCAGCGGTGCCTTCCCCTCGTAGCCAAATGCACTCACTTTCAGAGAAGCACAAGGCATATTGATGCTTTTATGGAAGgggaatgattttttaaatttctcctgtTTGAATTGTCTCCTCCAATGAAAGGCCCAGGTGAAAGATCAGTTTCTCTATGGAAGTGTCCAAGGTCCCCAGTGAGAATTAGCTCTTCCTTCCATGTATGGGGAGCATGTGCCTTTCACTGGTCACCGCTACACACCTGTCCGCACACGGAGTGCGTGAGCTGGGTCAGGAACCAAGTCCTCTCTGCCCTGGCTCTCTCGCCTCTGGTGCATCCTTTTCCACACAGCTCAAGGGCAATTAAGGGTTAAGAAATTGTGGCAGGTGCAGTGGCAAAGCCAGAAACAAAATAGTATCATTGCTAGccctgctcagtggttgagtgttgacctctgaaccaggtcacagttcaattcctggtcagggcacatgcccaagttgagggctcgatccccagtgtggggtgtgcaggaggcagccaataagtgattctctctcatcattgatgtttctctctcctcctctctgaaatcaataaaatgtttttttaaaaaaagattttgagccctagctggtttggctcagtggacagagcgtccacctgcagactgaagggtcctgggtttgattccggtcaagggcacatgcccgggttgtgggctcaatcccaattgggggtgggtgcagaaggcagccgatcagtgattctctctcatcattgatatttccatctctcccttcctctctgaaatatatatatatatatatattttaagattttgaaaaaaagaaaattgttgcTTTTCCCAGGTCACAGGCTTCCAACATCAGTACCATCGAGGCGGCTCCCAGTTTGTTTGCCTTTGGAGCTGTTTCTGAATAATCCATCTCCTCATCTTCCCCCCACCCAACAGATATGATGTTCTACCACTTCCTTCATCACGTGACTAACTGCAATCGGAAACAGATCACGAGTGTGTTCAACATGCTGGACTGGGAAGCGGCGGGCGCCATCAGTTTTGACCAGTTCTACATGCTGGTGTGCATACTACTGGCACACGAGGCGAGTATCGGGCCGGGCCCTGTGGCAGCTGCCACCATCTTGCTAAAGGTAGCCCTGAATTAAGAGTACACccaacattttctttcctttcactcaaaacaggaaggaaaaaaatgtggGGAAGAACTACTTCTGGTTCCCAAGTGGTCCATCCATAACCTAGACACTCCCAGttgttcccagcctctccccctgcCACCTCCCGCTTCTCGGAGAATTTCCCAGAGGGATGGGTGGTGGAGATGGGTTCCCGCCTGACCTGCACACACTTCTGGTGTGTGTTTACCTCCCACTCGTTACCACCAGTGTCCTGATGCTTCACAAGTAGGTCTGCAGTCAAGGTGAGGACAGGCATCTAGTGGCCAGGGGTCtgtctagcacagcggttctcaacctgtgggtcgcgacccctttggtggtcgaacgaccctttcacaggggtcgcctgagaccatcctgcatatcagatatttacatgacgattcatcacagtagcaacatgacagttatgaagtagccacgaaaataattttatggttgggtcacaacatgaggaactgtatttaaagggccagaaggttgagaaccactggtctagcagCCTAATCACTACAGGCGGCTCAGTTCCCCTTGAGGACAGATGCCGGAGCAGGACCCGGAGCACTGACCACGGCACCCTTTCGCCCCTGAGCTTCTGTGATTTCCCCTTTTGCCTTTCGCTCTCTGGGGAATGGACTAGGGCGCAGAGGAGGAGTCTTGATGTGGCAAGTTGAGGAAGCAGCACCAACAATGCTGTTTCTTGGCGGACCCATTTCTCTCCAAACAGAACCACTTGGAAGAGCAATTTATCTTCCGCCATTCCCGGCCAGTCTTTGAGCTGCTGGACCTGGATGGGGCGCTGAGAATCGGGGCGGAGAGCTTCGAAAAGTACGACTTTCTCttcaatattaaaaaacacaaccTCCGAGAGTTCTACCACGACTTTGACATCACCGGTGACTGTGTAAGTGCAGATCCCTCAGGGATGGCCTGGCAGCCTCTCTGTCCTGAGGTGGAGGGCAATGCCCTTCTACCCAGTAGACAGGTGAGGAGGGGGGTGAGAAAACCTGCTCCAGACATAGCCGGTTTGCTCAGGCCATAGGACCTCGGCCGGCAGTCaggaaggtcctgggtttgattccagtcaagagcatatacctagattgcaggctcctccctggccagggtcctggtcggtgtgcatgcaggaggcaaccaatcaatgtgtttctctcacatcggtgtttctctttgtctttccctctctctgaaaatcaatggaaaaaatatcctcaggtgaggaaaaaaaaggaaagaaaagaaaagaaataaaacctgcTCCAGCATGCCATGGCACTGGGATCAGAAAAACTGGAGATTCATAGGCCCATGGAAGAGAGAGGACTGAATAAGTGCTACATACGAGAATATGGATACAAAATCACAGAAGCTTAGAGAAggatatatattaactagaggcccggtgcacgaaattagtgcacgggtagggtccctaggcctggccggcaatcaggaccAATCTGTGGGGTAATTGGCGGGATGATTGGgtccccctgctggcacccaccttggcccgTCTGGCGCCGCTTGCTCGCCGGCCCTGCCCCGATTGCCATGCTGCCAgatgcctccctctgcaggaggcaactggtggggCGATGTGGGGGGGCCTCTGCTGGCacacaccttggctggcctggggcctgtgggcagctcctgtgttgagcatctgcctcctggtggtcagtgcacgtcatagcaaccggtcgttccaccagtcGTTCctccgttcggtcgatttgcatattaggcttttattatataggatatggtgGGAGTTGGTGTTGGGGAAGGACATAGAGAGCTGAGTAAGTAGGAAGAAGAAATTCTGTGATGGAAACACAGGAGCAAAATCCTAAGAGACCACTACGGTGAAGACTGTGAATTCTGCCTATTTAACGAGGAAGTCCAGGAGGAGGTGAAGCAaggaggaggtgaggctgagaAAGGTGGGTCACATCTGAACCTCAGATGCCAGCCTGAAGCATCTAGACTTGAAGTAAAAGAAAGTGACTCTCggttcctttagagcagtggttctcaacctgtgggtcgcgacccctttgggggtcaaatgaccctttcacaggggtcgcctaagaccatcagaaaacacatatataattacatattgtttttgtgattaatcgctatgctttaattatgttcaatttgtaacaatgaaattgggggtcaccaccacaggaggaactgtattaaagggtcgcggcattaggaaggttgagaaccactgctttagagtctaCAATAGATGCTCTATCCCTGGCTCCTAGACCACAATCAGATGATAATTTTGACCTAATTGCTGAGCCTCTTTAAGTTTCCAAGTTTTTAAGTGAGAAGTGCTTATAATCCTGCTGTCACCTGAAACAAAGTATCAAGTCCTccctgaaataatttttctttttatcccccAACAAAAGCACCTGAATTACAAGGAATTTAAGCTGTTTACGATCTTCACCATGGACAAATACCAGGAGAAGCAGAAAGCAGAGGATAAGAAGGAGGAACAGAAGGCTCTGCTTGAAAAAGAATATGCCACGCAAAGTTAAGGGGAAGGCAAACGAGAAACTTCTTGAAAGAAATTAATCTAAAAATACAAGTAATTATAACTGTTagcatgtttaaaaataaatgtgaacacCAAAGTGGTATGTCTACACATTCACTTTGATACATGAAGGGTCCAAATGAGTGTTCCTCAAACAGAAAGTTCTTAACTTTGATAACCTATGGACCTCACATACGGTACAAGAATGTCATGTGAAGTAACCACTCTCTTTGTCCATCCACATGTCCCAATTCTGCTGCTGCTTTTCACATCAACCCTGTTCATTAGGTCCCTGTGTATCCAAATAATTACCAACACTTCCAGGGGCTGAGCAGTTGAAAGAAGGCAGTGCTTCCCCAGTATTAGTCTCTAGTGGTCCAACACTTCAAGACCCTTTCTAGTCTCCCAATCCTTAGGCTAAAACTACCTGGATGCAACACTTCAAAATGGCAAATGGTGAAGTGCCTCCAACCACAAGGGAAACTGACTTTTAAGGATACTGGTGCTGTGTTCTTCCTAGAATCTGAATTACTCTCTGAGTCAGATGCTTAAGCAAATGGATCACATCTGCTAGggtagcccggctggtgtggctcagtagttgagcatcaactgAACCAGGTCACAActccattcccagttggggcacatgcctgggttgtgggcttattGAAATtctgcactcgggggtgggggggctcccctcagctaggcctgtgccctctcacagtccagaagccctcgggggatgtccgaatgacagcttaggcccgctctctgtggtgagcgggcctaagctggcagtcagacatccttaatgctgtggcggaggcaggagaagctcccaccaccgccgctgtgctggccagccatgagccccgcttctgactgagcggcgctccctctgtgggagtgcactgaccaccagggggcaactcctgtgttgagcatctgctccctggtggtcagtgtacatcatagcgaacAGTTATTCCGCcctcgggctgaaaccagctctgacatcccccaaggggtcctggattgtgagagggcgcaggccaggccgaaggaccccgccagtgcacaattggggctggggagggacccaggaggttggccagccagggaagggccacgggagggctccaggacaagTCCAGCCTATCTCGCttagtcccgatcggccagaccccagcagcaagctaacccactggtcggagcatctgccctctggtcagtgcatgtcatagtgagcagtttagcagccttagcatatcattagcatattatgctttgactggttgaatgcctgactggatgaccagacacttagcatattaggcttttattatataggatatttttattaacacattgtttgcgggtagtttttatcgcacgctaacaggtggtgcgggccatttttgctaattttttgtgcaaatggcaacgttcagtaaaattacggtaactttagttttacatatttttttcaatgaaactttttgtgatttactttaaaatgtatactgaattatttttcttagaatcgcACTGAATGCGTGGCGAGGCAGAGAATTGTGTGAAGGGATGACTCTACACAGTTGAATAGATTAccattatacctggaagtacatacataattcaccattgtatgtgttagagacccaaattttgtcttTTGGAActcgtatatctgcatgttagcatccttttagagcaataaaaaagtataaaaataaacgtatttatacgttacccgcattctaccgctagtctataaaaaacgtattaattaatacgtgtcccgcgctctactaccagtcaacgtaaaatgtataaatacgtttcctgcatacaatgtgttaatttcagagagcaagggggagagagagatagaaatatcaatgacgagagggaatcatcgatcagctgcctcctgcacaccccacactggggattgagcccgcaacactCAACCATGAAGTATCAacctattaaaaaaaactaaaaaaacttttaaaatgtatttgtacgTATACTTAAAATTGTTTCATTATTTTCACATTGAGTCAACCCACTGCTTTTAAGGATAGAGCTTATTACACCAAGTACCTTTAACACGCTTTGGATGGTAGTAACACTGTGTTATGACTGTGTCATAGTTACATTAGAATTCCTGGGTCGACAAAGCAAGTCTGCTCAGGGGCCTGAGCAGTGGGTGGCAAGGGGCAGCAGTTGCAGGGGCAGGTGAATGGCAGGCTTGACTGAGGAGATGACTACAGTTTCAGTCTAGGACCAGCCACAAAAGGGAAGGATTTTAGAGGTAGCTAATTGAGCAAAGTGAAATCATTTCTATTAGTTCTTAGTTCTCCTGTGTTATCTGGTGGCTCATGCCAAAAACAAAGGACTAGAAAGGCCAAATCAAAATTGCTGACACCTGCTGAGATGGGCAGTCACCATTGTGAACAGCCGGGACTGAGCCAGAGGACAGAAATCACGGGAGACTGGCTACAACAAGGGAGGTTCGCAGCCGCACTCTACGCTTTTCTTCCATAAGTAAAAATACTAAAACATAGCATTTGAGAGTTGGAGGTGGACACAGGTATTATTTACTAATTTGTCCTATtactaattttacttatttactaaTCAACAAGAAAAGACTACTGAAATAGTAGTCTTAAAAACTGTCATAGTGATTTTTAAACATCAATGGGGAAAAGAGATGACAATTATTCAATAAGTAGTATCAGGAAAAGTAGGGTAGAAAGCTGAGAAAAAGTAAACCTGAGTTGCTACTTCCTTCCTTGCACCagaataaaaccataaaataaatacatgggaataaaactgttaaaatctcAGAGTAGGTAAGACCTTTGGAAGTTATGAAAACCCAAAAGTCATAAAACATAAGACTAATAGATCTGACCATGAAACACTTAAAATTTGCACATGATcaattacataaaaagaaaaatcaatgtgataGAAAATGACTAATTTCATTAATATAGAAAGAGTTCTTGCAAATCAGGAGGGTAAAGGCCAAAATGCACTAGGAAATGGGCAAACATAAAGAGAATTCACAGGAAAAAATACCAATGGTCTTAAAATATACAGTAAAATGCTAATCTTtacccaaagaaaaaaacaaattaaaaactagA
The sequence above is a segment of the Myotis daubentonii chromosome 5, mMyoDau2.1, whole genome shotgun sequence genome. Coding sequences within it:
- the EFCAB9 gene encoding EF-hand calcium-binding domain-containing protein 9, whose translation is MGMRSSKIKLKTGSFLWCLYLDKLYCLLSVRNVRALVEYFGLLDPHHRSTMNDMMFYHFLHHVTNCNRKQITSVFNMLDWEAAGAISFDQFYMLVCILLAHENHLEEQFIFRHSRPVFELLDLDGALRIGAESFEKYDFLFNIKKHNLREFYHDFDITGDCHLNYKEFKLFTIFTMDKYQEKQKAEDKKEEQKALLEKEYATQS